Proteins encoded within one genomic window of Calonectris borealis chromosome 1, bCalBor7.hap1.2, whole genome shotgun sequence:
- the SMCO4 gene encoding single-pass membrane and coiled-coil domain-containing protein 4: MRQLRGKPKKETSKDKKERKQAMQEARQQITTVVLPTLAVVVLLIVVFVYVATRPNTTE, from the coding sequence ATGAGGCAGCTAAGAGGAAAACCCAAAAAAGAGACCTCCAAagataaaaaggagagaaaacaggcgATGCAAGAGGCCCGGCAACAAATCACCACCGTCGTGCTTCCCACGCTGGCTGTTGTAGTACTGCTGATTGTTGTATTTGTTTATGTAGCGACTCGTCCAAATACAACTGAATGA